A window of Onychostoma macrolepis isolate SWU-2019 chromosome 01, ASM1243209v1, whole genome shotgun sequence contains these coding sequences:
- the metap1d gene encoding methionine aminopeptidase 1D, mitochondrial, with protein sequence MAAPCAAQCFYRTGGSRLLQRVAQLPSCHRSSSAVHQCPPHRCFFWKKSNSSHSVIRPAVVRPSYAVPKHIQKPDYVSSRKVPDWPDYIEIKDEEQIQGLRRACQLARHILLLAGKSLKVGMTTDEVDFIVHQEAIRHNAYPSPLRYGGFPKSVCTSVNNVVCHGIPDSRPLQDGDIINIDVTVYLEGFHGDTSETFLIGSVNEQGRKLVDVARQCRDQAIAACGPGQPLCVIGNTISKIANSNGFCVCPYFIGHGIGTYFHGYPEIWHHANDNDLQMEEGMSFTIEPILMEGSSEFKILRDKWTAVSVDDKRSAQFEHTVVITSDGVEILTKLPDED encoded by the exons GTGGTTCAAGGCTGCTACAGAGAGTAGCACAGCTGCCCAGCTGCCATAGAAGCTCATCTGCTGTCCACCAATGCCCACCTCACCGATGTTTCTTCTGGAAGAAATCAAATAGTTCCCACAGTGTGATCCGGCCTGCTGTAGTACGGCCCTCTTATGCTGTACCCAAG CACATCCAGAAGCCTGACTATGTGTCATCCAGAAAAGTACCAGATTGGCCAGATTACATAGAGATTAAAGATGAGGAGCAGATCCAGGGATTGAGACGAGCATGTCAACTAGCCAGACACATACTGCTTCTGGCAGGAAAGAGTTTGAAG GTTGGTATGACGACAGATGAAGTAGACTTTATAGTCCATCAGGAAGCCATTCGTCACAATGCCTACCCCTCTCCTTTACGTTACGGGGGCTTTCCGAAGTCAGTCTGTACCTCTGTTAACAATGTAGTATGCCATGGCATTCCAGACAG tCGGCCATTGCAAGATGGCGATATCATCAATATAGATGTCACA GTTTATCTAGAAGGTTTCCACGGAGACACctcagaaacatttctgattggctCAGTGAATGAACAGGGCAGGAAGTTAGTGGATGTGGCTCGACAGTGCAGAGATCAGGCAATCGCCGCCTGTGGACCAGGTCAACCTCTGTGTGTCATTGGCAACACTATCAG CAAAATAGCAAATTCAAATGGATTCTGTGTGTGTCCATATTTTATCGGTCATGGGATCGGAACGTATTTCCATGGTTATCCAGAGATATGGCATCATG CCAATGACAATGACCTACAGATGGAAGAGGGCATGTCCTTCACCATAG AACCCATTCTTATGGAAGGATCCTCAGAATTCAAGATCCTGAGGGACAAGTGGACTGCTGTATCTGTGGACGACAAAAG ATCGGCCCAATTTGAACACACGGTTGTAATCACCAGCGACGGTGTAGAGATTCTGACTAAACTACCAGATGAAGATTGA